A window of the Miscanthus floridulus cultivar M001 chromosome 14, ASM1932011v1, whole genome shotgun sequence genome harbors these coding sequences:
- the LOC136504263 gene encoding uncharacterized protein isoform X1 yields MAQNIIYKSKEVDFHGEKRNILYPKHGHSRTALLVLANCMLLKGSLTISPHPNNDYPQQSLILRLSRIYRMKHSALGGDCVITKTEMDNSVQLLSGLIDVQVDFTSNVRIRSSTVRLDVFNHMKVQLLHAWLVHPDDTVIFGAVGTDYHHVFMIENSGGLPVYDRNADPLVLNFLSSGVTAFGIHELKNSTLEGQIFALFWNGSFHTLTKHNGTLFLLNNVIDALATDMLWKEFNEHDDGQFCNSNFVAAPMDENKSEDIQNAQAEVPTSQTAPAVSQRMYKCERHNCQAVFLSLVNSNRHKQVHGKNPKLKMASFSKAELSKHWDELNHQEAGKVLSIKDMNIQGISGGLLYRMIEKIDNGDEFYSRTNRMKVVLDGTKKISSDELFTVLDEDSENTAFSTDIRFCPEKVVFSQQLLLLHDLNNVLACCCYFVEKNLVSSWFVHKTAEATRHATTLLQEPESDSLLCGNFGCTMKFASEINFNRHTLTHVETNAMDFMENLDAIGKYWDDLTCDQTRQILSLNGIKITGSNLKKLKHRLKNLDQNHPLATTSNQLIDIISCSKKTTSRELFAVLEKASEDTHFSNDLRHCKDDEIFAVGGNKRTPSNDVALLSYMIERKLVQEWYHFKEGVTSDIQGQLMHDRKSEQSDTAEPVNMGGDKLLEKRDSTDCKAGHADGVPTSQDILNPIPGDTAASSLDRGAGHSDSGSTSQPSLDPIQGILLEQFVRSNKLTKIYKIRPNDVFKPLKRSLKTLKKDLDFSIHKQMLKAVFKLSLVILTRSGRRCARGFLLWIVKNHRERKSWNGSFQFSDMQVLNGQFIISKAADMELSLESASADFKRLWDLLLVPYYKNAELGSYPLYFDEFGHGILKLPDPVTDPDNFMKYEKYLALHFAFMPPLSRSTLLINLYKAYDTDRSVPDHSYKPLNKRMTSDWRDCVKYLPILTSVYYFNVDDPHLNPYSPTYFHLLKFSRHFGSHDLDHTKLPGLQTQLVSDMMITDLVIGQLLAPSLVELVLFIVNHTNMEGRFFRAFQAFESSDDEVFFCVEDDDDNEWSDSEGTDSCDASA; encoded by the exons ATGGCGCAAAACATCATCTACAAATCCAAAGAAGTAGATTTCCATGGCGAGAAAAGGAACATTCTGTACCCAAAACATGGTCATTCGCGTACTGCCCTCCTGGTCCTTG CGAATTGCATGCTATTGAAAGGCAGCTTGACTATTTCTCCTCATCCTAATAACGATTACCCACAGCAGAGTTTGATATTGCGCTTGAGTCGCATCTACCGTATGAAACATTCG GCTCTTGGTGGTGACTGCGTTATCACCAAAACTGAAATGGACAACTCTGTCCAATTACTGAGTGGTCTCATTGATGTTCAAGTTGATTTTACCAG TAATGTCCGTATCCGAAGCAGTACTGTTAGGCTTGACGTGTTTAACCATATGAAAGTTCAGTTATTACATGCTTGGTTGGTACACCCCGAT GATACTGTTATTTTTGGTGCTGTTGGAACTGATTATCATCATGTGTTTATGATTGAAAATTCAGGTGGACTACCAGTTTATGACAGAAATGCAG ACCCATTGGTACTGAATTTCCTGAGTTCAGGGGTGACCGCTTTTGG CATACACGAGCTAAAGAATTCCACGCTGGAAGGGCAAATCTTTGCTTTGTTTTGGAATGGATCCTTTCATACTTTGACTAAG CACAATGGAACTTTGTTTTTACTCAACAATGTTATAGATGCTTTGGCTACAGACATGTTGTGGAAAGAGTTCAAT GAACATGATGATGGTCAGTTCTGTAACAGCAATTTTGTGGCAGCACCAATGGATGAAAATAAATCTGAAGATATTCAAAATGCTCAGGCAGAAGTGCCTACTAGCCAAACAGCACCAGCAGTTTCACAAAGAATGTACAAATGCGAGAGGCATAATTGTCAAGCAGTTTTTTTGTCTCTGGTGAACTCAAATCGGCACAAACAAGTTCATGGAAAAAATCCAAAATTGAAAATG GCTTCTTTCAGTAAAGCTGAGCTCAGTAAACATTGGGATGAG TTGAACCATCAGGAGGCTGGTAAGGTTCTTTCAATTAAGGACATGAATATACAG GGCATATCTGGTGGTCTACTTTACCGAATGATTGAAAAAATTGACAATGGAGATGAATTTTACAGCAGAACCAATAGAATGAAG GTTGTTTTGGATGGTACTAAAAAAATATCATCAGATGAGCTGTTCACTGTTCTTGATGAAGACAGTGAGAATACAGCCTTTTCAACTGATATACGTTTTTGTCCTGAGAAGGTTGTATTTAGCCAGCAGCTGCTCCTGTTACATGATTTGAACAATGTTTTGGCATGCTGCTGCTACTTCGTGGAAAAAAATCTG GTTTCTAGTTGGTTTGTTCACAAAACTGCTGAAGCCACCAGGCATGCGACAACACTTCTACAGGAGCCTGAGAGCGATAGTCTTCTTTGTGGAAATTTCGGCTGTACAATGAAATTCGCCTCGGAAATTAATTTCAATAGACACACACTTACTCATGTGGAAACGAATGCCATG GATTTTATGGAGAACTTGGATGCCATTGGTAAATATTGGGATGAT CTTACCTGTGATCAGACTCGCCAAATCTTGTCTTTAAACGGAATAAAAATCACG GGTTCCAATTTGAAGAAACTAAAGCACAGATTGAAAAATTTAGACCAAAATCATCCGCTTGCTACGACTAGCAATCAATTGATT GATATTATTAGTTGTTCTAAGAAAACGACATCGAGAGAGTTGTTTGCTGTGCTTGAGAAAGCCAGTGAGGATACCCATTTCTCCAATGACTTACGACATTGCAAGGATGATGAAATCTTTGCGGTTGGGGGTAATAAACGTACACCAAGCAACGATGTTGCACTTTTGAGTTATATGATAGAGAGGAAATTG GTTCAGGAGTGGTATCATTTCAAGGAAGGTGTCACGAGTGATATTCAGGGGCAGCTTATGCACGATAGGAAATCTGAGCAAAG TGACACCGCAGAACCGGTCAACATGGGTGGGGATAAGCTTCTGGAGAAAAG GGATAGCACGGATTGCAAAGCaggtcatgctgacggtgttccaaCAAGCCAGGACATTTTGAATCCTATTCCAGG GGATACAGCTGCATCAAGCCTGGATAGGGGAGCAGGTCATTCTGACAGTGGTTCAACCAGCCAACCTAGTTTGGATCCTATTCAAGG GATTTTGTTAGAGCAATTTGTCAGAAGTAACAAGCTTACAAAAATATACAAGATCCGCCCTAATGATGTGTTTAAGCCTCTGAAGAGGAGTTTGAAGACGTTGAAAAAGGATCTTGATTTTTCAATTCATAAGCAGATGTTGAAGGCAGTCTTTAAATTGTCTTTGGTTATTTTGACACGTTCGGGAAGGAGATGCGCTAGAGGCTTCTTGCTATGGATTGTCAAAAATCACAGAGAACGGAAGAGCTGGAATGGATCTTTTCAATTTTCTGATATGCAGGTGTTAAATGGGCAGTTCATTATCTCAAAAGCAGCAGACATGGAATTGTCTTTGGAAAGCGCTTCGGCAGATTTCAAGAGGTTATGGGACCTGCTATTGGTTCCTTACTATAAAAATGCTGAGCTGGGAAGCTACCCTCTATATTTTGATGAGTTTGGACATGGTATACTTAAGCTTCCAGATCCTGTTACTGATCCTGATAACTTCATGAAGTATGAAAAGTACCTGGCTTTGCATTTTGCTTTCATGCCTCCCCTCAGCAGGTCAACACTTCTGATCAATCTCTACAAAGCCTACGATACAGATCGTTCAGTCCCAGATCATTCATACAAACCATTAAACAAGAGAATGACTAGTGATTGGAGGGATTGCGTTAAATATTTGCCTATTCTTACAAGTGTGTATTACTTCAATGTTGATGACCCACATTTGAACCCATACTCACCTACATACTTCCATCTTCTGAAATTTTCGAGGCATTTTGGTTCTCATGATTTGGACcacactaag CTTCCTGGCTTACAGACACAGTTGGTGTCTGATATGATGATAACTGATCTTGTTATTGGTCAGCTTCTTGCTCCCAGTCTTGTTGAGTTGGTTTTGTTTATTGTAAATCATACTAACATGGAGGGCAG ATTCTTCCGAGCATTTCAAGCATTTGAGTCGTCAga TGATGAGGTGTTCTTTTGTgttgaggacgacgacgacaatgAATGGTCAGACAGTGAAGGCACTGATTCCTGTGATGCTTCTGCATAA
- the LOC136504263 gene encoding uncharacterized protein isoform X2 — MAQNIIYKSKEVDFHGEKRNILYPKHGHSRTALLVLANCMLLKGSLTISPHPNNDYPQQSLILRLSRIYRMKHSALGGDCVITKTEMDNSVQLLSGLIDVQVDFTSNVRIRSSTVRLDVFNHMKVQLLHAWLVHPDDTVIFGAVGTDYHHVFMIENSGGLPVYDRNADPLVLNFLSSGVTAFGIHELKNSTLEGQIFALFWNGSFHTLTKHNGTLFLLNNVIDALATDMLWKEFNEHDDGQFCNSNFVAAPMDENKSEDIQNAQAEVPTSQTAPAVSQRMYKCERHNCQAVFLSLVNSNRHKQVHGKNPKLKMASFSKAELSKHWDELNHQEAGKVLSIKDMNIQGISGGLLYRMIEKIDNGDEFYSRTNRMKVVLDGTKKISSDELFTVLDEDSENTAFSTDIRFCPEKVVFSQQLLLLHDLNNVLACCCYFVEKNLDFMENLDAIGKYWDDLTCDQTRQILSLNGIKITGSNLKKLKHRLKNLDQNHPLATTSNQLIDIISCSKKTTSRELFAVLEKASEDTHFSNDLRHCKDDEIFAVGGNKRTPSNDVALLSYMIERKLVQEWYHFKEGVTSDIQGQLMHDRKSEQSDTAEPVNMGGDKLLEKRDSTDCKAGHADGVPTSQDILNPIPGDTAASSLDRGAGHSDSGSTSQPSLDPIQGILLEQFVRSNKLTKIYKIRPNDVFKPLKRSLKTLKKDLDFSIHKQMLKAVFKLSLVILTRSGRRCARGFLLWIVKNHRERKSWNGSFQFSDMQVLNGQFIISKAADMELSLESASADFKRLWDLLLVPYYKNAELGSYPLYFDEFGHGILKLPDPVTDPDNFMKYEKYLALHFAFMPPLSRSTLLINLYKAYDTDRSVPDHSYKPLNKRMTSDWRDCVKYLPILTSVYYFNVDDPHLNPYSPTYFHLLKFSRHFGSHDLDHTKLPGLQTQLVSDMMITDLVIGQLLAPSLVELVLFIVNHTNMEGRFFRAFQAFESSDDEVFFCVEDDDDNEWSDSEGTDSCDASA; from the exons ATGGCGCAAAACATCATCTACAAATCCAAAGAAGTAGATTTCCATGGCGAGAAAAGGAACATTCTGTACCCAAAACATGGTCATTCGCGTACTGCCCTCCTGGTCCTTG CGAATTGCATGCTATTGAAAGGCAGCTTGACTATTTCTCCTCATCCTAATAACGATTACCCACAGCAGAGTTTGATATTGCGCTTGAGTCGCATCTACCGTATGAAACATTCG GCTCTTGGTGGTGACTGCGTTATCACCAAAACTGAAATGGACAACTCTGTCCAATTACTGAGTGGTCTCATTGATGTTCAAGTTGATTTTACCAG TAATGTCCGTATCCGAAGCAGTACTGTTAGGCTTGACGTGTTTAACCATATGAAAGTTCAGTTATTACATGCTTGGTTGGTACACCCCGAT GATACTGTTATTTTTGGTGCTGTTGGAACTGATTATCATCATGTGTTTATGATTGAAAATTCAGGTGGACTACCAGTTTATGACAGAAATGCAG ACCCATTGGTACTGAATTTCCTGAGTTCAGGGGTGACCGCTTTTGG CATACACGAGCTAAAGAATTCCACGCTGGAAGGGCAAATCTTTGCTTTGTTTTGGAATGGATCCTTTCATACTTTGACTAAG CACAATGGAACTTTGTTTTTACTCAACAATGTTATAGATGCTTTGGCTACAGACATGTTGTGGAAAGAGTTCAAT GAACATGATGATGGTCAGTTCTGTAACAGCAATTTTGTGGCAGCACCAATGGATGAAAATAAATCTGAAGATATTCAAAATGCTCAGGCAGAAGTGCCTACTAGCCAAACAGCACCAGCAGTTTCACAAAGAATGTACAAATGCGAGAGGCATAATTGTCAAGCAGTTTTTTTGTCTCTGGTGAACTCAAATCGGCACAAACAAGTTCATGGAAAAAATCCAAAATTGAAAATG GCTTCTTTCAGTAAAGCTGAGCTCAGTAAACATTGGGATGAG TTGAACCATCAGGAGGCTGGTAAGGTTCTTTCAATTAAGGACATGAATATACAG GGCATATCTGGTGGTCTACTTTACCGAATGATTGAAAAAATTGACAATGGAGATGAATTTTACAGCAGAACCAATAGAATGAAG GTTGTTTTGGATGGTACTAAAAAAATATCATCAGATGAGCTGTTCACTGTTCTTGATGAAGACAGTGAGAATACAGCCTTTTCAACTGATATACGTTTTTGTCCTGAGAAGGTTGTATTTAGCCAGCAGCTGCTCCTGTTACATGATTTGAACAATGTTTTGGCATGCTGCTGCTACTTCGTGGAAAAAAATCTG GATTTTATGGAGAACTTGGATGCCATTGGTAAATATTGGGATGAT CTTACCTGTGATCAGACTCGCCAAATCTTGTCTTTAAACGGAATAAAAATCACG GGTTCCAATTTGAAGAAACTAAAGCACAGATTGAAAAATTTAGACCAAAATCATCCGCTTGCTACGACTAGCAATCAATTGATT GATATTATTAGTTGTTCTAAGAAAACGACATCGAGAGAGTTGTTTGCTGTGCTTGAGAAAGCCAGTGAGGATACCCATTTCTCCAATGACTTACGACATTGCAAGGATGATGAAATCTTTGCGGTTGGGGGTAATAAACGTACACCAAGCAACGATGTTGCACTTTTGAGTTATATGATAGAGAGGAAATTG GTTCAGGAGTGGTATCATTTCAAGGAAGGTGTCACGAGTGATATTCAGGGGCAGCTTATGCACGATAGGAAATCTGAGCAAAG TGACACCGCAGAACCGGTCAACATGGGTGGGGATAAGCTTCTGGAGAAAAG GGATAGCACGGATTGCAAAGCaggtcatgctgacggtgttccaaCAAGCCAGGACATTTTGAATCCTATTCCAGG GGATACAGCTGCATCAAGCCTGGATAGGGGAGCAGGTCATTCTGACAGTGGTTCAACCAGCCAACCTAGTTTGGATCCTATTCAAGG GATTTTGTTAGAGCAATTTGTCAGAAGTAACAAGCTTACAAAAATATACAAGATCCGCCCTAATGATGTGTTTAAGCCTCTGAAGAGGAGTTTGAAGACGTTGAAAAAGGATCTTGATTTTTCAATTCATAAGCAGATGTTGAAGGCAGTCTTTAAATTGTCTTTGGTTATTTTGACACGTTCGGGAAGGAGATGCGCTAGAGGCTTCTTGCTATGGATTGTCAAAAATCACAGAGAACGGAAGAGCTGGAATGGATCTTTTCAATTTTCTGATATGCAGGTGTTAAATGGGCAGTTCATTATCTCAAAAGCAGCAGACATGGAATTGTCTTTGGAAAGCGCTTCGGCAGATTTCAAGAGGTTATGGGACCTGCTATTGGTTCCTTACTATAAAAATGCTGAGCTGGGAAGCTACCCTCTATATTTTGATGAGTTTGGACATGGTATACTTAAGCTTCCAGATCCTGTTACTGATCCTGATAACTTCATGAAGTATGAAAAGTACCTGGCTTTGCATTTTGCTTTCATGCCTCCCCTCAGCAGGTCAACACTTCTGATCAATCTCTACAAAGCCTACGATACAGATCGTTCAGTCCCAGATCATTCATACAAACCATTAAACAAGAGAATGACTAGTGATTGGAGGGATTGCGTTAAATATTTGCCTATTCTTACAAGTGTGTATTACTTCAATGTTGATGACCCACATTTGAACCCATACTCACCTACATACTTCCATCTTCTGAAATTTTCGAGGCATTTTGGTTCTCATGATTTGGACcacactaag CTTCCTGGCTTACAGACACAGTTGGTGTCTGATATGATGATAACTGATCTTGTTATTGGTCAGCTTCTTGCTCCCAGTCTTGTTGAGTTGGTTTTGTTTATTGTAAATCATACTAACATGGAGGGCAG ATTCTTCCGAGCATTTCAAGCATTTGAGTCGTCAga TGATGAGGTGTTCTTTTGTgttgaggacgacgacgacaatgAATGGTCAGACAGTGAAGGCACTGATTCCTGTGATGCTTCTGCATAA